The genomic region GGGCTTGAAGCATGTCAGGAGTTTGCCAGGACTGCAGGCGCggctcttggggtgggggggtgggggggaaggcagaTGTGGGCCGGGCGGAGGGTCTGACCCGCTCTCCCCTTCGCCTAGTGATGGCCGAGTACAGCAGCTTGCTGGAGGAGCTGGCGGAGAACATCACGCTGGAAGACCTGGACCAGCTGAAGTCGGCCTGCAAGGAGGACATCCCCAGCGAGAAGCACGAGGAGATCGCCACCAGCAAGGACTGGCTCGGCTTCCTTGAGAAGCACAAGAAGCTGGACAGAGGtgagcggggagggagggggtgggctgCCCGGGCCCAgccttgcccccaccccaagtGCCCGTGGAGGCCAAGCCAAAGGGCGGCCTCTGCTTTCCCCTCTGCAGGGAGCAGACACAGGCCCCCCAGGGAGACCCGCTGGTGGCGTGCCCACTCCAACCTGGgcagaggaggagtagtagtagtttggatttctatcccccctttctctcctgcaggagactcaaaggggctgacaatctccttgcccttccccctctcacaacaaacaccctgtggtggggtggggctgagagagctccggctgtgacccagcccaaggtcaccccagctggctgTTAGGgctgcaggctaatctgaatccccagataagcctcccacagctcaggctgacaggcggggaatcaaacccggttcctccagattagatacacgagctcttaacctcctgcgccacttctgctcctgtgAGAGCTGCGGGCGAGGGGCTGCGGAGGAGCCCCAGCGGTTCTGGGCCCACGGCGGTCCTGGTTCTTgtgggggcagaaggggctgcggAGGAGCCTTGGAAATAAAGGCAGCTCCGGCACCGAATGAAAGACAAACTCCGCTTCCTGCATAAGTGAGGCAAATCAGGGTTCTTTGCATACATTTGCACCATTTATTCAGAGGAGGGACAGCTcttgagagagagggaggggcttcccttcctcccaccccccaccccatgattgCACGCTGCCCTGAACACCCCAGGGGACAGATAGGCAGATGAGTCCGTGTGGGGTAAACTCTGGGACAGACTCTCTCATCTAGTCCACGTCTGAGCTGCCCCCTTTGCCCGTCTTCAGAGCcacgaggaggggagggagcgatTCTTGCATTTTCATCCCACTGTTTCTTGCCGAGGGGGGGCACTGAGGGTGGTCTACGTGGCTTTTCCCATTTTTATTCTGACAGCGATCCTGTGAGGTCATCTGAGGTCCAAGCAGggatctgcccccctccccaccgccgCCCCTTTCCTCTGGGCTTCCTCCTGCAACATCTGGctatgctccccccaccccccccccatggagccgAGTGGTGTCGTTTGGACGGATGGGCAGAGAGAGTGGTTTCCTGGGGCCCGAACAACCTGCTGCAGGCAGAGACCTCTTCCTGGGGGCTGAGCCAGCatctgctcccccttccccctgctcaGGCTTTGCCGCCCACGCACTGCGAGCGTGAACAGACTCACCCACGCAGAGCGTCACATGCCTCCAGAGATGTTCACAGTTGTCAGGCACACCTTGAGGGATGCAGgcagcacgcacgcacgcacacacacacacacacacccaccccacacacgcagccgcaggagggAGATGCTGGCACCAGGAAGCAGAGGCCCTTCCCCACCCTCggctctcaaaagctcacacctAGAAAACCTAGTCAGATTCCCTGGTGCCGCTGGATTCGAATCTGTTTCTACTACTGCGGACTAACAGTGGCAAGCCCCTGAAACACAATCTCCGCTCCCAGGTTGctcttggcccagctgctcaGACCCTGCCCCACAGAAAACCCCATTTTACAGCTGGGTATTTGGGAAGGGCTCCAGGCCAAGAGcgtgcagtggggcaggcaggaATGTGGGCTTACGCTGCCCAGAACACTGCCCAAAACACTGGTAGTGGGTTATCCTGGAAACACcctgggtggggagaatccatCTGTTCTTGGCCGCCCCACCACCATCTGGGCATGGGTTTGTTTCTcattttgcagccccccccccccccggtgcagaACATTTGTTTGGCATGCAAAATGTGTCCAGGCTCAGTTGCAGCCCCTGAAGTTACAGGATCGGGCAGGGAAGTATGTGGAAGGCCTCCTCGTCCTCCAGAGAGCCAGCTGGTgccagttggggagggggtgttgtggggggggactATGTCTGACCCCGAGAGGCCAGGGTTCTGACTCGGGAGAAGGCGACCGCAGCAGATTTGGATTTGGGCGTCtcagtggatagttccatgggaatgtcaactcaatgcctggcagctgtgaaaaaggcaaactctatgctggggatcattaggaaaggagttgataataaaactgcaaggattgtcatgcccttgtataaagcagtggtgcaaccgcacttggagtccctGTGTCAGTTCACCaattagccacatctcaaaaaggatattgaggagatagaaaaagtgcagagaagggcaacgaggatgattgagggactggagcaccttccctatgaggagaggctgcagcgtttgggactttttcgtttggagaggagacgtctgaggggggatatgattgaagtctataaaattatgcagggggtagaaaatgtggacagagagacatttttctctctttcgcccaatcctagaaccagggggcatccattgaaaatgctggggaaaaattaggactaatcaaaggaaacacttcttcacgcaacgtgtgattggtgtttggaatatgctgccgcaggaggtggtgatggccactaacctggatagctttaaaaggggcttggacagatttatggaggagaagtcgttctctggctaccaatcttgatcctccttgatctcagattgcaaatgccttaacagtccaggtgctcggcagcagcagcagcagaaggccattgctttcacatcctgcaggtgagctcccaaaggcacctggtgggccactgcaagtagcagagagctggactagatggactctggtctgatccagcaggctagctcttatgttcttaaatattcaGCTCGCATTTGAATGCTCCTTTTGTGCACAATCGCTGCCAGGATTTACCCGCACACCTCTGCACTCTATCTCACAAAAAGGTGTTAGTAGACTGTATATTTATCCACCACAAAACTCAACAagcggaccttctttgttgtcgaGTGCTCTGCCCGGGTCCTAGTGCTTCTCCCCCATCCTTGGGAAAGTTTGATGGTAGTCGTTCAATGAACTGTAAATGCTTTGTATCAAGATAGCCTGTTCAATTAGTGCACAAAACGGGTTTTGGCAAAGGCAGCATGTAAGAATGGCTGAGAATTCTCGTTTGCGGGGGACTGCATCCCATGCGGAAGCGTACGGTTTGCTCAGCCGCTGCACCTCAACCGACCTTACTAacacctttttctgagacagaggatAGCCACACAGTTTGCGCTCCTTTTTGCAACAGCAAGCagaaatttgctttttaaaaacctacgaACCCAAAATTCAAGGCTTGGCTGTTTTGCAGAAAACTCTGAGCTGCTGAGTGAGCCCTCCGGGGCCTCCCGCcatctaggggtctgcaacctgtggctctccagatgttcatggacgggGTGGGGGGCCGAAAGGTGGGCCGGGGAGGGGGTCTGAGCGCTTTCTGCCCAAGGGCCCCGCAAAACCCGGCACTTCCCGTCTCCCCGCAGACAACCTCTCCTACATTGAGCACATCTTCCGAGATCTCCCTTGGCGGACCTGCTCACCATGGTGGTGCCGACGCAGGTCCTGAAGATCTCCTCCCGAGGGAGGGCCGAGGTGGACTTCCAAGCTGACCCGCATCCCCAGCGCCAAGAAGTACAAAGGTCAGGGCCCCCCCCcaccttcgccccccccccccaactgccctGGCTGGCAGGCTCCTGTGGCTGATGCCCTCCCCGTGTCTGCTAAACaaagggccggggtggtggtggagggcaaCTCACCCCGCACCATTTTGGAGTCCTGGCAGGCCAGTGGCCCAAAGGGGCCCTACAGCACTGGGTGCCCCACGCCAGCAACTCTCTAAAGGGGGGCCAGTGTGGGTGGGGGCTCCCAaaagcacaaccccccccccccccccccccgttccccccccttcccccccttcctttttctccacagacaTCATCCGGCAGCCCTCCGAAGAAGAGATCATCAAATTggcccccccacccaaaaaagcttaaggggggaggagaaggagaagagcgCAACTCTCCGGGGAGGGGTCCagcctctgcgccccccccccctcgcattcAACCTGCTGTGCCTCTTCTCCTCCGATGGATGCGTTCCTTCCCATTGTCTGTGCTGGCccacgggtgggggtggggtggggtggggtgggagcctTGGCCACTAGCAAACTGGACCCTCCCCccgcaagcccccctccccctggtttcCTACCCCCTCCCTGGTACTGAGAATTCAGTGCACCTGCTGGGGGGGCGCAGAAGGGCTTTGGCCTGACAAGGGCTGATCTTGTCCTGGCTGCTCTGCTGCTCCctgccccttgcccccccccccgaaggagtTGACCCCCAAATCCAGCATCCGTGGGGCGCAAGTTGGAGGGACGGGAGAAGGTGCTTAGGTGGAGCTGAGCGCAGAGctgggaggggccagggaccactttGCAGGGAGGGCGCGTCTGAGGGCCAGCACAGGAATCCCTCCCCTGGCGCCCCCCTGGCCAGGTTGCAGGAGGATGCAGCTCCCCCAGGGGCCTGGGCTGGGAGGTCCCGTGTAGCCACGCTGTGGGGCAGGTGGTCTTGCTGCCAGCTGGGCAGGAGTGTCGTGGTCGGGGCCAGGAGTGTTTCAGTGTGGCTGCTTTGGGGACagagggctggggaggggggtctttCGGGGTCTCCCTCCTGCTGTAGGTGCTGAAGTGGCCGGCAAGGTGTGGGCAGCCCTTCATGTGTCCTGGAGATGCCGGCT from Sphaerodactylus townsendi isolate TG3544 linkage group LG01, MPM_Stown_v2.3, whole genome shotgun sequence harbors:
- the PEA15 gene encoding LOW QUALITY PROTEIN: astrocytic phosphoprotein PEA-15 (The sequence of the model RefSeq protein was modified relative to this genomic sequence to represent the inferred CDS: inserted 1 base in 1 codon; deleted 1 base in 1 codon); the protein is MNALMAEYSSLLEELAENITLEDLDQLKSACKEDIPSEKHEEIATSKDWLGFLEKHKKLDRDNLSYIEHIFRXSPLADLLTMVVPTQVLKISSRGRAEVDSKLTRIPSAKKYKDIIRQPSEEEIIKLAPPPKKA